The following proteins are co-located in the Desulfovibrio inopinatus DSM 10711 genome:
- a CDS encoding MFS transporter gives MQRHLALAGLYLAVCIAMIGMSMAGVAMPQYYIQLSGSINAAGWLSSCFAVSYMVCQYPAGFLADRFGYRCVLALGFLLMAAAAGVFLMADSAMGLYLGRFLQGAGEAPVWASAPALLGRLYPEARGRVMGGYNAIFHFGMILGPIIIMQQSAVLGTTAFTVFAWLCIIATILVVMTVHAVPSSTKSSGEQYRLADMTQSLKFLASGIVLCGAVYGLVTSSIPVHLATSLGLSQHAIAIFYIKVFSGIAVAQSCIGSLSDRYGRSPFFTVGLALLAVGLWGLLSDSSRWFDFAPLVFGFGLGTFTVSSLALVNESVLPGNQGKASGYYYLIWGCGYFLGPLVINAVGITFGGNLLIGCLLGTMFLLLRYGRRQQERVHQS, from the coding sequence ATGCAACGCCACCTTGCGTTGGCAGGGCTCTATCTTGCCGTATGTATCGCTATGATCGGAATGAGTATGGCCGGAGTCGCCATGCCACAATACTATATACAGCTCTCCGGCAGCATCAATGCCGCGGGCTGGTTATCGTCATGTTTCGCTGTTTCGTATATGGTGTGCCAATATCCTGCAGGATTCCTCGCAGATCGCTTCGGTTACCGATGTGTTCTGGCTCTCGGTTTTCTACTCATGGCCGCCGCAGCCGGAGTTTTTCTTATGGCTGATTCCGCCATGGGTCTCTATCTGGGACGATTTCTTCAAGGCGCCGGAGAAGCACCTGTATGGGCAAGCGCGCCGGCTCTACTTGGACGATTGTACCCCGAAGCACGCGGACGCGTCATGGGAGGGTACAATGCGATTTTCCACTTTGGCATGATTCTCGGTCCAATCATTATCATGCAGCAATCCGCAGTACTCGGCACAACGGCATTCACTGTTTTTGCCTGGCTCTGTATCATAGCGACAATTCTCGTCGTGATGACGGTTCACGCTGTTCCATCTTCAACGAAAAGCTCTGGAGAACAGTATCGCCTTGCCGACATGACACAGTCCCTTAAATTCCTTGCCAGTGGTATCGTCTTATGCGGGGCCGTCTATGGTCTTGTGACGAGCAGTATTCCTGTCCACTTGGCGACATCACTCGGCCTTTCACAGCATGCCATTGCGATATTCTATATCAAAGTCTTTTCAGGAATCGCCGTTGCGCAGAGTTGCATCGGAAGCCTGTCCGACCGATATGGTCGTTCTCCCTTCTTCACTGTCGGCCTTGCTCTTCTCGCCGTGGGGTTGTGGGGATTGCTTTCCGATTCTTCACGCTGGTTTGACTTTGCGCCTCTCGTTTTCGGTTTCGGACTCGGAACATTCACCGTGTCTTCGCTCGCTTTGGTCAATGAGTCTGTCTTGCCAGGAAACCAAGGGAAAGCGTCTGGGTACTATTACCTCATATGGGGATGCGGATACTTCCTTGGCCCTCTTGTTATCAACGCTGTCGGCATCACCTTTGGGGGCAACCTGCTGATAGGATGTCTCCTCGGCACCATGTTTCTTCTATTGCGCTACGGGAGACGACAACAAGAGCGCGTACATCAATCGTAA
- a CDS encoding NAD(P)/FAD-dependent oxidoreductase, with amino-acid sequence MHYVIIGNGVASIGAIEGIRKHDKTGNITVITEEDVPTYGRPLISYYLGGKVDQKRLQLKETSFYEVNNVDARLGSRVDHIKPEAKTIHTTGGQTIPFDKLLIATGGEPVIPHIPGAVCPGVCCFTRRSDAQTIIELLDSAKSVTVVGAGLIALKAAEGLVEHGQSVTLLVRSRLMRAYFDEYASELLARYIESQGVRLVFGASPKTVLSNGEGYITGLATTAGDIATDLIILAAGVQPRTELTKGTPITVEKGILVNDHMLTSVPDIYAAGDVAQAIDFLTGKAVVMPIWPSAYNQGFIAGRNMAGGEVSCQGELSMNSISYFGLPTMSVGIATPDKPADYEIHTTRDDDTFTYRKLVFQDDILVGYLLIGDIDNAGLYTGFVRFRIRLDEEQKANIIDGKPSPLDWPEAMFHADLRHDGPHWHVPE; translated from the coding sequence ATGCACTATGTCATCATCGGCAACGGCGTGGCATCCATCGGCGCCATCGAAGGTATTCGCAAGCACGACAAGACAGGAAACATCACCGTCATTACGGAAGAAGACGTTCCCACGTACGGCCGTCCTCTCATCTCGTATTATCTTGGTGGAAAAGTAGATCAAAAACGTCTCCAGCTCAAGGAAACATCGTTTTACGAAGTCAACAACGTCGATGCGCGACTGGGCTCGCGTGTCGATCATATTAAGCCCGAAGCAAAAACCATTCACACCACGGGTGGCCAAACCATCCCCTTTGACAAGCTCCTCATCGCCACGGGTGGCGAACCCGTCATTCCGCATATTCCCGGCGCGGTCTGTCCCGGAGTGTGCTGTTTTACGCGGCGTTCCGATGCGCAAACCATTATTGAACTTCTCGATTCCGCAAAAAGCGTCACGGTTGTCGGCGCGGGCCTCATTGCTCTCAAAGCCGCCGAAGGCTTGGTTGAACACGGCCAAAGCGTGACATTACTGGTGCGCTCTCGCTTGATGCGTGCCTATTTCGATGAATATGCTTCCGAACTCCTGGCCCGGTATATCGAATCGCAAGGCGTCCGCCTCGTTTTTGGTGCTTCACCCAAAACGGTCCTTTCCAATGGAGAGGGATATATCACCGGACTGGCGACCACCGCCGGTGATATCGCCACCGATCTCATTATTTTGGCCGCCGGAGTCCAGCCGCGTACGGAACTGACCAAGGGAACTCCCATCACTGTGGAAAAAGGCATTTTGGTCAACGACCACATGCTTACATCGGTTCCGGATATCTATGCCGCCGGGGACGTGGCCCAAGCCATCGACTTCCTCACCGGCAAAGCTGTTGTGATGCCGATCTGGCCAAGCGCCTATAACCAGGGGTTCATCGCCGGCCGCAACATGGCCGGAGGCGAAGTGTCATGCCAGGGAGAATTGTCCATGAACTCCATCAGTTATTTCGGCCTGCCTACCATGTCGGTCGGTATCGCCACCCCCGACAAGCCGGCCGATTACGAAATTCATACTACACGTGATGACGACACGTTTACTTATCGCAAACTCGTTTTTCAGGACGATATTCTTGTCGGTTATCTGCTCATCGGTGACATCGACAACGCCGGCCTCTACACTGGTTTTGTCCGCTTCCGCATTCGTCTCGACGAAGAGCAGAAAGCCAATATCATCGACGGCAAGCCATCACCGCTCGATTGGCCCGAAGCCATGTTTCATGCCGACCTCCGTCACGATGGCCCGCATTGGCATGTGCCGGAGTAA
- a CDS encoding HypC/HybG/HupF family hydrogenase formation chaperone translates to MCLAVPARIEKIDGDTAELRVGDTDTFITASLMLLPEPGQIGEYVIVHAGFAMHKLDVKDAEETIKLMRLMAEAMEPDFQESPS, encoded by the coding sequence ATGTGCCTTGCCGTTCCCGCGCGGATCGAAAAAATTGATGGAGACACCGCCGAACTTCGCGTCGGCGATACCGATACGTTTATCACCGCCTCGCTCATGCTGTTGCCCGAACCCGGGCAAATTGGCGAATACGTTATTGTCCATGCCGGGTTTGCCATGCACAAACTCGATGTGAAAGACGCTGAAGAAACCATCAAGCTCATGCGCCTGATGGCTGAAGCCATGGAGCCGGATTTCCAAGAAAGTCCCAGTTAG
- a CDS encoding chloride channel protein yields MSAAKPTLIRRCTSYLNVERHARWLGLSLLVGAVAGLGAVLFDVLLKHAVHLLIDLPMGLTDPPVGTEPDASFLPYLGSYWIVFMATLGGLASGLLVFNLAPEAEGHGTDAMIESFHRRGGYVRTRVPLVKLVASALTIGSGGSAGKEGPIAQIGSGFASFLATKLKLKPRERRILLLAGAAGGIGAIFQAPLGGALFVPEVLYRDTEFEFESILSCILSSIMAHAVFSQAMGRHALFSPGLVQFSMPNELPAYACFGVVCAIVGFIYIKTFYGLRDHVFHKIPIPDMFKPAIGGFLMGCVALFYPEVIDGGYAHIQDALAGNFFWGTMLILAFMKIIATSFTISSGGSGGVFGPSVFIGAMLGGAFGQFGNHLAPAWVVHPNAFVLVGMGGFFAGVAKVPVSSIIMACEMSGSYTLLVPLMLVSTISYLLLERVSLYEKQVFNRISSPAHKSEIARTLLADMFVYETVAERPITVINEALPFKDLVRLVTQSTESYFPVVNKAGDMTGILSINDIREIMFDDSLTALIVAKDVATSNVVRVYWHETLGDALDKMVRLNVNELPVVRESDPDRIVTMISKQDIITRYYSTECSYSS; encoded by the coding sequence ATGTCTGCCGCCAAGCCGACGCTGATTCGTCGTTGCACCAGCTATCTCAATGTCGAGCGACACGCCCGATGGCTTGGCCTGTCGCTTCTTGTCGGGGCGGTTGCCGGACTTGGCGCTGTGCTGTTCGACGTGTTGCTTAAACACGCCGTGCACTTACTCATTGATCTCCCCATGGGCCTCACCGATCCCCCTGTTGGAACGGAACCCGACGCATCGTTCTTGCCGTATCTCGGCTCGTATTGGATCGTCTTCATGGCAACACTCGGTGGTCTTGCCTCAGGGCTGTTGGTCTTCAACCTCGCTCCCGAAGCCGAAGGTCACGGCACCGATGCTATGATCGAATCCTTCCACCGACGAGGCGGCTATGTGCGAACCCGCGTTCCCCTTGTCAAACTCGTTGCTTCGGCACTGACCATCGGCTCTGGCGGCTCGGCCGGGAAGGAAGGCCCCATTGCCCAAATCGGTTCCGGATTTGCGTCGTTTCTCGCCACAAAGCTTAAACTAAAACCCCGAGAACGCCGGATTCTCCTGCTTGCCGGCGCGGCTGGCGGGATCGGTGCAATCTTCCAGGCACCGCTCGGCGGGGCGTTGTTTGTCCCGGAAGTGCTCTATCGCGATACGGAATTCGAGTTCGAGTCCATTCTTTCATGCATTCTCTCGTCCATCATGGCGCACGCCGTCTTTTCTCAAGCCATGGGACGACACGCCCTGTTCAGTCCAGGCCTGGTTCAGTTTTCCATGCCCAATGAACTCCCGGCCTATGCCTGTTTCGGCGTCGTCTGCGCCATTGTCGGCTTTATCTACATCAAGACGTTTTACGGATTACGAGACCACGTCTTTCACAAAATCCCAATTCCGGACATGTTCAAGCCAGCCATTGGCGGCTTTTTGATGGGATGCGTGGCACTATTCTATCCCGAAGTTATCGACGGTGGGTATGCACACATTCAAGATGCGCTCGCCGGAAATTTCTTCTGGGGCACCATGCTCATTCTCGCGTTCATGAAGATCATCGCTACATCGTTCACCATCAGCTCCGGCGGTTCCGGCGGTGTCTTTGGGCCGTCCGTCTTCATCGGCGCCATGCTCGGTGGAGCATTCGGGCAATTCGGCAACCATCTTGCTCCCGCCTGGGTTGTGCATCCCAATGCCTTTGTCCTTGTCGGTATGGGGGGATTCTTTGCCGGCGTGGCGAAAGTCCCGGTCTCTTCCATCATTATGGCCTGTGAAATGAGCGGAAGCTATACGTTGCTCGTCCCGCTCATGCTCGTTTCGACCATTTCTTATCTTCTGCTCGAACGCGTCAGTTTGTATGAAAAGCAAGTGTTCAACCGGATTTCTTCACCTGCGCACAAATCCGAAATCGCCCGAACACTGTTGGCGGACATGTTCGTCTACGAAACCGTGGCCGAACGCCCGATTACCGTCATCAACGAAGCCTTGCCCTTCAAAGACCTCGTTCGACTCGTCACCCAGTCCACGGAATCTTATTTTCCCGTGGTCAACAAAGCAGGTGACATGACCGGCATTCTCTCTATCAACGACATCCGGGAAATCATGTTCGATGATTCCCTCACGGCGCTCATTGTGGCCAAGGATGTCGCGACGTCCAATGTCGTCCGCGTTTACTGGCATGAGACCCTCGGCGATGCCTTGGACAAAATGGTCCGTCTCAATGTCAACGAACTTCCCGTGGTTCGCGAAAGCGACCCCGACCGCATCGTGACCATGATTTCTAAACAGGACATTATCACGCGTTATTACTCGACCGAATGCTCATACAGTTCATAA
- a CDS encoding DHA2 family efflux MFS transporter permease subunit yields the protein MDTNKDIEELTPAERWIIAVTVMFGAFMAVMDISVVNVSMPFMMGTFGEDLSAITWVATSYSIAEIIMVTMTGWWSALIGRKRLFLASYALFTLGSILCGTSTTFTQMIIYRVIQGIGGGALIPLSQAILRETFPEEQQSMAMAMYGMGVVLAPAVGPILGGWLTDSYGWEWIFYINVPVCALGMALAIRYIHDPAYLRRGVKSIDWQGIALLTLCLTAMQIVLERGQEKNWFESDQIIVGTAIAVVSLLVLIIWELRVQEPVVNLRVLKDRNLSLGSFIGLLFGIALFGTTFILPQFTQQLLGYPALQAGLVLAPRGLTLLMFMPIAGWLFNRLGFRTLILLGLGIITWSYYDLMQLNLNAGFWNLVPSLLIMGAGMPFVFVPLSTVSLSTVDRSNMTDASGIFTLTRRIGGNIGYAMAATLVSHGEQMHRFHMASHVSNLSQITQSYMDTATAMVHQLGVSATAAPTVALGLMNRLLNRQAIMMSYNDTSLYFGLLFIVMAPIVFLLPDQSGWLKRLRRR from the coding sequence ATGGATACCAATAAAGATATTGAAGAGTTGACTCCGGCTGAGCGCTGGATCATCGCCGTGACAGTCATGTTCGGTGCGTTTATGGCCGTGATGGATATCAGCGTGGTCAACGTGTCCATGCCATTCATGATGGGAACATTCGGCGAGGATCTGTCGGCGATTACCTGGGTGGCGACAAGCTACAGTATCGCCGAGATCATCATGGTGACAATGACGGGCTGGTGGTCGGCGTTGATTGGACGCAAACGCCTGTTTCTTGCCTCGTATGCGCTGTTTACCCTGGGGTCGATACTGTGCGGTACATCGACGACGTTTACACAGATGATTATTTACCGCGTCATTCAGGGCATTGGTGGTGGAGCGCTTATTCCACTTTCGCAGGCGATTTTACGGGAAACCTTTCCGGAAGAGCAGCAAAGCATGGCCATGGCCATGTATGGCATGGGGGTCGTCTTGGCGCCGGCCGTCGGGCCGATCCTTGGAGGGTGGCTTACCGATTCGTATGGCTGGGAGTGGATATTTTATATCAATGTACCTGTTTGCGCGCTCGGCATGGCGCTGGCCATCCGATATATTCATGATCCGGCGTATCTGCGGCGTGGAGTGAAATCCATCGACTGGCAGGGCATTGCTCTCCTGACGTTGTGCCTGACGGCAATGCAGATTGTGCTTGAACGTGGTCAGGAAAAGAATTGGTTCGAGTCGGATCAAATTATTGTGGGAACTGCCATTGCTGTGGTTTCGTTGTTAGTCCTCATTATCTGGGAGCTACGCGTGCAAGAGCCGGTTGTGAATCTGCGAGTTCTCAAGGATCGAAATTTATCACTCGGATCATTTATCGGGCTGCTCTTTGGGATCGCACTTTTCGGAACCACATTCATTCTGCCTCAGTTCACCCAACAACTCTTGGGATACCCCGCTTTGCAAGCCGGCTTGGTGCTGGCACCGCGCGGCTTGACGCTCTTGATGTTCATGCCGATAGCCGGATGGTTGTTCAATCGCCTTGGCTTTCGGACACTTATTTTATTGGGATTAGGGATCATCACATGGTCCTATTATGATCTCATGCAACTTAATTTGAATGCCGGATTTTGGAATCTTGTTCCATCGCTTCTCATTATGGGAGCAGGCATGCCCTTTGTGTTCGTGCCGTTGAGCACGGTGTCGTTGAGTACGGTGGATAGAAGCAATATGACCGACGCATCGGGAATATTTACCCTGACACGACGTATCGGCGGGAATATCGGATACGCCATGGCTGCCACCTTGGTGAGTCATGGAGAGCAAATGCATCGTTTTCATATGGCATCGCATGTCAGCAATTTGAGTCAGATCACGCAGTCCTACATGGATACGGCAACGGCGATGGTCCATCAACTCGGCGTGAGCGCAACGGCGGCGCCGACGGTTGCCCTGGGGTTGATGAATCGCCTCTTGAACCGGCAGGCGATTATGATGTCGTATAATGATACGTCGTTGTATTTCGGACTGTTATTTATCGTTATGGCGCCTATTGTTTTTTTGCTTCCGGATCAATCCGGCTGGCTGAAACGATTGCGACGACGTTGA
- a CDS encoding HlyD family secretion protein, translating into MAHQEVSPGTEPSSPDSTQSNNTQPSKKPRRRITGIVLVILALAAVGACIPLYLHAISHESTDDAFIEAHVVLMSPRVPGHVFQVFVEDNQAVKQGDELLRIDPRDYQAALDASLAAEKAAEADVLEAEAQVATARSSLKQAQADLEYQRDALHLEQANLTQAQAAYERDAADLTRYRSLARSKSVAVQDVDHASTASTISQAKMNAAKRQMETQSDKIVQSEAAINVAEGSLSQAMAQVKARQADLDKARAETEQARLDLSHTHIVAPCSGYVTKKSVEAGSYVQVGQGLLSIVQSDVWVVANFKETQLTDMRPGQQVDIEVDVYPDVTFHGRVDSIQRGTGARFSLLPPENATGNFVKVTQRIPVKIVFDQDENTSRYVLAPGMSTVPVVDITDTENASLAAAGFVSPDTVGEQHAEVQQSTVVSE; encoded by the coding sequence ATGGCTCACCAAGAAGTCTCTCCCGGCACGGAGCCCTCGTCACCCGATTCGACGCAAAGCAATAATACGCAGCCATCAAAAAAACCGCGGCGTCGCATAACCGGTATTGTACTAGTCATTTTGGCTCTTGCGGCTGTTGGGGCGTGTATTCCGTTGTATCTTCATGCCATTTCGCATGAGTCGACGGATGATGCGTTTATCGAGGCCCATGTCGTGTTGATGAGTCCCCGCGTACCTGGGCACGTGTTTCAAGTCTTTGTTGAGGATAACCAGGCGGTCAAACAGGGCGATGAATTGCTCCGTATTGATCCTCGGGATTATCAGGCGGCACTTGATGCTTCTTTGGCTGCCGAAAAAGCCGCCGAAGCTGATGTCCTCGAGGCGGAAGCCCAGGTTGCCACAGCCCGAAGCAGCCTTAAACAAGCGCAGGCCGATCTGGAATATCAACGTGATGCATTGCATCTGGAGCAGGCCAACCTGACACAAGCCCAAGCGGCGTATGAACGTGACGCAGCCGACTTGACTCGCTATCGCAGTCTCGCCAGATCCAAGTCCGTGGCAGTGCAGGATGTTGACCATGCTTCCACGGCGTCCACCATTTCGCAAGCCAAGATGAATGCGGCCAAGCGACAAATGGAGACCCAATCCGACAAAATTGTGCAATCCGAAGCCGCCATCAACGTGGCCGAAGGATCACTTTCTCAGGCGATGGCACAAGTGAAGGCGCGTCAGGCCGATCTGGATAAAGCGCGTGCGGAAACGGAGCAGGCACGACTTGATTTGTCGCACACACATATTGTTGCCCCGTGTAGCGGGTATGTGACGAAAAAATCGGTTGAAGCCGGATCCTATGTGCAGGTCGGGCAAGGTTTGTTGTCCATCGTCCAGTCCGATGTCTGGGTGGTGGCGAACTTTAAAGAGACACAGCTCACCGATATGCGACCGGGACAACAGGTGGATATTGAAGTCGATGTCTATCCTGATGTGACGTTCCATGGCCGCGTGGACAGCATTCAGCGCGGAACTGGTGCGCGCTTTAGCCTGTTGCCTCCGGAAAATGCCACAGGCAACTTTGTGAAGGTGACGCAACGTATTCCAGTGAAGATAGTGTTTGATCAGGATGAAAACACAAGCAGATATGTGTTGGCTCCAGGGATGTCGACGGTACCGGTTGTCGATATCACCGACACAGAAAACGCTTCATTAGCGGCTGCTGGTTTCGTTTCTCCCGATACTGTCGGGGAGCAACATGCCGAAGTGCAGCAGTCTACGGTTGTATCCGAGTGA
- a CDS encoding TetR/AcrR family transcriptional regulator codes for MTMQNDDKRMRILEAARELFTSLPFHKVLLSDVAKTAGVGKGTLYLYFKSKEQLYLAVSLTGYSAIVDRMRGHVDATMKSPEEQLIGIIKECFYALHGKQFVTELMRGTVVNCPDTAEWNQKRMEMYGLIETVLRRGVEQGVFEDVHPELTAVFVPGLIRSAILFAPDTLDVDIMCEHILNFVLKSLRKTH; via the coding sequence ATGACAATGCAAAATGATGACAAACGTATGCGGATTCTGGAGGCGGCCAGAGAACTGTTTACCAGTCTTCCGTTCCATAAGGTGCTTTTGAGCGATGTCGCCAAGACTGCAGGTGTTGGGAAGGGGACACTGTATTTATATTTTAAGAGCAAAGAACAGTTGTACCTCGCGGTGAGTCTGACGGGATATTCAGCAATAGTCGATCGGATGCGAGGGCATGTCGATGCCACGATGAAATCACCCGAAGAGCAACTCATCGGAATTATCAAAGAGTGCTTTTATGCACTGCATGGCAAACAATTCGTGACCGAACTGATGCGAGGCACGGTGGTGAATTGTCCGGACACGGCAGAATGGAACCAAAAGCGCATGGAAATGTACGGCCTCATCGAAACCGTCCTCAGGCGGGGGGTGGAGCAGGGAGTTTTTGAGGATGTGCATCCTGAGCTGACAGCGGTGTTCGTTCCAGGGCTTATTCGATCGGCCATTTTGTTTGCGCCTGACACACTGGATGTGGACATCATGTGCGAACATATTTTGAATTTTGTGTTGAAGAGTTTGCGGAAAACGCATTGA
- a CDS encoding PEP-CTERM domain protein, with product MKIRHTVYQIPALVILCSMMFVGQAQAAYDIIDLSSFVSYGGSQDQGSASYDNTSGVLTLGTDTWKGFDISSLDFGDNSTLTFDFKASAESEIQGLGFGIGSSSTDVNSSNFKPYTYRLYGVQTNYGANTSYSYTGDGDWQTFSIDLSSLSTKDFDYLVFINDFDNDVKGGSAAEVAIRNVAIASTPIPGALWLFGSGMLGMIMVRRKIS from the coding sequence ATGAAAATCCGGCATACCGTGTATCAAATTCCGGCTCTTGTCATACTCTGCAGCATGATGTTCGTGGGCCAAGCACAGGCTGCCTATGATATAATTGATCTTTCGTCTTTTGTCTCATACGGCGGGAGCCAGGACCAAGGAAGTGCCTCCTATGATAATACTTCAGGCGTATTGACGCTCGGAACAGACACCTGGAAAGGTTTTGATATCTCAAGCCTTGACTTTGGCGATAATTCAACGCTGACGTTTGACTTCAAAGCTTCGGCAGAATCCGAAATCCAAGGTCTTGGTTTTGGCATTGGATCGAGTTCGACCGACGTCAATTCTTCAAATTTCAAACCATATACGTACCGACTCTACGGGGTCCAGACGAACTATGGCGCCAATACATCATATTCCTATACAGGGGATGGAGACTGGCAAACATTCAGTATCGATCTGAGCTCACTTTCCACCAAAGATTTCGACTACCTTGTCTTTATCAATGATTTTGACAACGACGTTAAAGGAGGCTCTGCCGCCGAAGTGGCGATTCGCAATGTCGCGATTGCCTCGACGCCTATTCCCGGAGCGCTCTGGTTGTTCGGAAGCGGAATGCTCGGCATGATCATGGTTCGCCGCAAGATTTCCTAG
- a CDS encoding PEP-CTERM domain protein, which produces MKTRHLLYSASVFIILCTVMIGGQAQAAYNSIDLSTFESYGKKNQSTGDASYTGQELILDSDAWKAVNISNLDLDNIAKLKLTFDFKASAESDIQGIGFATGSSSSSVYESDLRKNAYKLSGLAKYNCSNSSYTYTENGEWQSFSINLSSLYDTDSDFDYLVFFNDYDGNVKGSSPSEVAFRNVAIASTPIPGALWLFGSGLLGVVMIRRKRV; this is translated from the coding sequence ATGAAAACACGCCATCTTTTATACTCTGCTTCGGTGTTCATCATATTATGCACTGTGATGATTGGAGGACAGGCTCAGGCTGCATATAACAGCATCGATCTCTCCACCTTCGAATCGTATGGAAAGAAAAATCAAAGTACGGGAGACGCCTCATATACAGGTCAAGAACTGATTCTTGACTCGGACGCGTGGAAAGCAGTCAATATTTCCAATCTTGACCTTGATAACATCGCAAAGCTGAAACTGACGTTTGATTTCAAAGCCTCGGCAGAATCCGATATCCAAGGTATTGGCTTTGCGACCGGATCGAGTTCAAGCAGCGTCTATGAAAGCGACTTACGAAAAAACGCCTACAAACTCTCCGGGCTCGCTAAATATAATTGCTCCAATTCTTCATATACCTATACAGAAAATGGAGAATGGCAATCGTTCAGCATCAACCTGTCATCCTTGTACGATACGGATAGTGACTTTGATTATCTCGTTTTCTTCAACGACTACGACGGCAATGTAAAGGGAAGCAGTCCTTCCGAAGTGGCATTTCGTAATGTCGCCATTGCCTCGACGCCTATTCCCGGAGCGCTCTGGTTGTTCGGGAGCGGGCTCTTGGGCGTGGTCATGATTCGTCGTAAACGTGTATAA
- a CDS encoding bacteriohemerythrin: MENESKRRSVQILFAVVFVIAAGTVGYMLIEEGWSFLDALYMTIITITTIGYGEVHSLTPAGRVFTMGLIFCGLGLAAVFATQVARMIVESGVRNLYEKRRIRDKVLKLNHHSIVCGYGTIGRAVALKLHEMRLPFVIVDIDEAHLAEAGRRGYLTAHGDAASDGVLLNVGIRKAKTIVLCINDDASNINIALAARELHPDIYIVARGSNPDIEYRMIRAGANTVVYPLALGGEQIAHILARETGHGDEVSAVEPSETMGYGLRIYRHMKDVPITVAEAMVLTKAAVPVAVARQSGERLTQPAPDVVLEKEDCLVAAAQCEETTACGFECDIKWTDDLLLGIPAIDAEHRVLVKYAEDFQQAVQQGQGREALSRLFDRLLEYTAGHFAREETFMRKMNYPDIEEHIREHRRITGEVMQLNRDKSYVFPANVGSFLEDWIVGHISQRDRKYAEVYREK, from the coding sequence ATGGAAAATGAGTCGAAACGGCGGAGTGTGCAAATCCTCTTCGCCGTGGTGTTTGTTATTGCCGCGGGTACCGTCGGATATATGCTCATTGAGGAAGGGTGGTCGTTTCTTGACGCACTCTATATGACCATCATTACCATCACGACCATCGGCTATGGGGAAGTCCATAGCCTGACTCCGGCCGGCCGTGTCTTTACCATGGGGCTTATTTTCTGCGGTTTGGGACTTGCTGCTGTGTTTGCCACGCAAGTAGCAAGAATGATTGTTGAATCTGGAGTTCGTAATTTGTATGAAAAACGGCGAATACGAGACAAGGTATTGAAACTCAATCACCATTCGATTGTCTGTGGATACGGGACGATTGGGCGGGCTGTTGCGCTGAAGTTGCATGAGATGCGCTTACCGTTTGTTATCGTCGATATTGATGAAGCACATTTGGCAGAAGCCGGACGACGGGGGTATCTGACCGCACACGGGGATGCTGCTTCAGATGGAGTGCTTTTGAACGTTGGTATCCGCAAGGCCAAAACCATTGTACTGTGTATCAATGACGATGCCTCGAATATCAATATCGCATTGGCTGCTCGGGAGCTTCATCCGGATATCTACATTGTCGCACGAGGATCAAATCCGGACATTGAATACCGAATGATCCGGGCTGGCGCCAATACTGTGGTGTATCCGCTTGCCTTGGGCGGAGAACAGATTGCCCATATCCTCGCGCGGGAGACAGGACATGGCGATGAAGTGAGTGCTGTCGAGCCTTCGGAAACGATGGGATACGGCTTGCGTATTTATCGGCATATGAAAGATGTGCCAATCACCGTTGCCGAAGCCATGGTCTTGACCAAGGCAGCAGTGCCTGTGGCCGTGGCACGGCAGAGTGGTGAACGTTTGACCCAACCCGCGCCGGATGTGGTGCTGGAAAAAGAAGACTGCCTGGTTGCCGCAGCACAATGTGAAGAGACCACGGCGTGTGGGTTTGAATGTGATATCAAGTGGACGGACGATCTGCTACTCGGCATTCCGGCTATTGATGCAGAACATCGTGTGCTTGTAAAGTACGCAGAGGATTTTCAACAGGCCGTCCAACAAGGGCAAGGGCGAGAAGCCTTATCACGGTTGTTCGATCGTTTACTGGAATACACAGCCGGACATTTCGCTCGGGAAGAAACCTTTATGCGCAAGATGAATTACCCTGATATTGAAGAACATATCCGGGAGCATCGGCGCATCACCGGGGAAGTCATGCAGCTCAATCGCGACAAGTCCTATGTCTTTCCGGCCAATGTCGGGAGTTTTCTGGAAGACTGGATTGTTGGGCATATCAGTCAAAGGGATCGGAAGTACGCCGAGGTGTATAGGGAAAAGTGA